TTAGGCGGGTTTTCATGTCAAAGGCACTGCCTTCGTGCGAAGCCCGTCGCGGCGATTCGTGTAAAACACGCGTAGGCAATGCTTGTGCCTCTATCATGTGCTCGCGGAGGCTCCACCATTGGTCAGGCGCTTTGCGCGCGCCGCTTAAAAGGCAGGTTTCCGGGCTCGCGTCTCAGATGCCGCTCCGCTGTTAGATTGAAATCGTTGCCATGTGAAACAGGCCGTCAGAGCCCTGATCGAAATGGGCGCCGAATATAGGTTACCCTATGTACAGCTGTGCTCTTTGCAGTACAAATGGCGCATAGTTTTATTAAATACACAGAAATAGATGAAGATGTCTACTTATTCGGATCTTCAAGTTATTCATGAATCGCATAAATTTAATTCATACTGATCAACTTCTCGACGTTGCCACGGTCTTTTCAAATTTTAACAGCTGACTGTGTTACTTCTAGGTCTGGTACCGAAGAAGAGTACGAGGAAAAAGAAAGGCTGCTACAGGAGATATGCAGCCTCGCAAAAGACTTCGGCTGCAAGGTCAAAAGCCGCAAAGCGCAGTCCTCTGCGGGTCAGAGGGTCAGTGCggctgtgacccgcgacactgCCGCTGCTACGTTGGTGCCAGCGTCGCAAGTCGCCTTCGGTACGTAATGACACAGACAACCGGTAGCTATTTTGAGCAACGGGCTGAATACCAAAGGATGGCAAATGCAATTGAGAACGACAGAGTTATTTGAGTTGAAGAAGTTAAGTTCGTAGGCACAATATTCAACCAGCACGCGCAGGACAGGGAAATTATTCGGAGGGGCCTTCCGTCCTGATTTGGACATATAATGGGCTGACGATGGTGGGGCTAAATGTCATATGTTCTGGGAAATGTTATTGTGCCGCTTATCTATAATGTCAGTCATTATACATAAAGCTGTGTGAGTGATGAAAATGTACGTATGCGAAAGGTAACTACGCGCAGGGGTAGCTCCTGTGCACGCTTTTCGCTACTATCTATTGATAGCATGGTTTCGCAGCTTTCATTAAGTACTAAGAGCAAATCTAACGTTAGTAAATGATTGCACTTCACATATATGCCCCTGTGAAGTAAATGTTGAATAGGAGCAATGGTTCTGAAACTGTATGATTGAAACACAATCTACTGTACAGAGCCACTCAGCGCAGATGCAAGTTGTGACGACGCATCTCAAAGTGCTGCAGACCTACTGGAGAGAATTGTACAGGGCACCGACATAGCCGCAACACCTGGCCCCTcggacgaaaccacgaccactgCTAATAACCCGCGGCAGGAGGCATCAACGAATGCGGACGACAGGCCCGATACTGAAGGAGCTGCCCAAGTTGTGCCTAGTAAGTACATAGCTGCATTTTACAACAAAATTCATTACTTTGCTCATTACTGTGTAATCATTACCATGCAGCGGAAAAAGTGAGCACACTTGACTGGTACTCACTCGACCACTGCAGTGACATATAGCTGGGCTCACTGCAACTCACACAAGAAATCCCACTGCGCAGGCAGCCCGTGACTTGACGACAAAAAGATCACTCGTGCACGCTTAGGTGAACAACAGGGAACGGactctgttatttctttattggGACTAATCATCAAGTTCAACACATTCATGTTTCAACCACTCTGGCCAATTGACCGCTACTCTGTTTGAAATCGATGGCGCTGAGTGACTAGACTAACGATTTAAGCAACGAACTAGCATTCATATTTCTGTCAGTATCAAAAGCTTTTGTACACCTAACAGAATTTAGTCTCCATTTTCTTTGTCACTGATGCTCGTTGCCGCCTGGTTTGAAATAAATAATATTGCCAACTAaatgcaaatgaattttattttaCAGGAAGACGCAGGGCTCAAGCAGCGACGGCTAGTGCGGACTATGAATTCATCGAGAAGAGGTGGAGACACGAGAGGGCCCTGAAAGAGAAGGAGCACGCGCTTGAGATGGAGCGTCTGGCCGTCGAAAAGCTCCGAATCGAGCGAAAGCAACAACGCTCTGAGAAAAGGCACGAGCTGAAACGAGAGAGAACTGAAAGAGAGCTGCAACTGAGAGAGCGGGAAATGGAAATTCGCCAACGCCAGCTGCAAGCACAACTCGACGAAGCGAGCCAAAGAGAGCAACTGTCGAGATTCCACAAGGGTACTCAAGACGCGATACTCAAAATTGTAGAAACAATTTGTGAAAAGTTGGCAAAGTAAAAAGCATGTAAATAACATTCGGCTGGGTTGACAAGAACGCAGACTAAATAATGTGACAGCGCTTGTGGCTGGGCCGGAAATCCAGCCCGCGACCTCAACCTTAATTTTATTATGGAAACATTTCAGTGTTGCTGAGAAGACACTTCGAGATTGTGTACCTGAATTATTACAgcagaagaaccgacatttgggcgagttggattgcgttaaacatgatgagtggttttcagcgcaaacggcgaaacacaaagaacgaggaacacgaacaccagcgttcgtgttcctccttcttctctgtgtttcgtcgtttgcgctgaaaaccactcgtCATGTTTAACTGAATTGTTACAGTTGTACATTTTTGCAATAATCTGCCTTAAATGTGCTCCATGTGCAAtacgtcttttttttcctttactgtGTCGGAAATGGCGACACACAGGTTTCTGCCTGATGGCCACACATGCAACCAAACTTTTGACTCTACTATTCACTGGCAAGCAGACCTCGTCATTTTCGCATCACATTTGTTTTTAAATTGTTCCTGAAATTAGAGCTTCATAAGATGAAAGCCAGCTGCTTACGTCTTTCTCTTGAGTGTTTAttagtttgtttttttgtttcatgtcaacaatttatgcttgacAATAAAGGAAGAGAAACATTTTATTTTATGAGTACACATGGTTTATTGCAGCGTTACAGTTATGCGCAAGGCCACGCTTGGCCTGGATTTTGAAACGTTCTTGTGGTGGTGGTCTCGTACCGTTACACAAAATAGTTGATTGAGGTTTATATAGGTCACATTGCACTGCACTTAATGACTGGCAGGGCTCAAGTAATCTTTCAGGCAAGGTGGCTGCACATCAAAAATATGTGGAGACTTGGTTACCATACATACAAGCATGGCAGTTGGTCAGGATAACAGCAACTCTGTACATGCGTGGTACGGCCTGTAGTAGTATCTTTTGGTTTTTTTTAAAGTCCAGAAATGCAAATTCTGAGATAATCTTTCCGAATCCCCACTCAACGGCCTGTCTGACCGCACTCATGGATGAATTGAACTCTTGCTGGGTGGCTGTCAATGCTGCTCCTCCGTAGGGCTTCATAAGCAGTGGGCGGAGAGGATAGGCTGGGTCGCCGTATATAACGAAATCCTTGTCCAGTGCCAATGCTTCCAGCTTTTCATACAACTGGCTGTCCCGAAGAATGCCTGAAAAGAATGAGTTCCATATAATTAATCATTCTTCAACGCATTCAACACAATTCAACTGCAAGAACAACGAGTACCCGCATACTGTGTATGATTGTCATAAAATGACTATATCTGTGTATGTGGAACTGAATGACGAACGGTCCGAGCAGGCTTCCTTGAACGTCATGGATAACGTTCTGACGGAACATAACTCACCAGCATCATGCCTTCGTCCCGGGTATGGTCCATCCAGCTGGCAGATGAGCCCATTTGGACACATCAAAGACTGGTATTTGAGCACATGTAGCCTCTTGTGTCCGGAAAAGTACAGGCGCTGGTCTTGCGAGGGTCGGCATATGGGGCGCGCAGTACCGACGATAAATGCCCAGCAGTTGCTCAGAGGAGCACCTTTACGATGAACAGCCTGGGGCAAACAAATATCAGCATGAGAACGCGCACTAATGTGATCAGCCTCGAAGGGctaaacaaagaaaatataaCTTACCTCGCTCATAGCTTCCAAGTCCGAATTTTTGAGCCACGGGTGAATGGTCATATTGCTCAGGAGGCAACCGaagttcttttcgatgtggtagAGTACTTTATTCTATACGCTCGACACCACAGAATAGTGACGCCCAAAGCATTCTTGTAGGTCACACAGCCTGTTTGGATAGGCAAGCCTCCGGAGACATATGCATAGGGCTTCTGTGGCCGTTACCCTCACTCCTTGGGCACTAGTGATGTACTGCGGCATCTTCAGGGCACGCACGAGCACTGGAAAGTCAGCTTTTTCGAATCGAAACTGTCGTCGAAAACAGTGGCTCGACATTGAGTCCAGGTTCAGTAGGCCACCTCGCGATGCATACACCCGACGCCGCGGCGGTTCTTTCTCCCGCAGCATGAGTGCCTCTATGTCCTCCCAACTCAGGTACGCCAGGCAGTAGGGGTCCCAAAGAATACTTGACCTCACCATTGTCGAGGAGAGATCGCTGCACCTACCGCACGGggcagggttctatttggtgtcgcaaaagtctgttgccagactcgggggtcaatgttgccagactgccgccagatttggcggataaatttgtccctgcggtttcagctttcccgtaaggcttctgtgtcatccgcggtgcatttcgaaagtgcctgtgcgacatcggccgttttaatgagcggaacgaacggaccccgcgtgttgcagaagtcgggacgcgttttttcgctgcgtgcgccgtacaattaagatatctgacTTGAAGTAGGGAATCCACGCGCAACGACTCGTTTGAGTCCACGTACGCGTAAGGGAAACTGAATTAATCGCAGAAGCCcggacacgcgtgtgcgccgtgttgcgatacatcggactcgtgtccccgaagtacagattatctccgtagctgtgcgtgccgtgtcgaccatGCCCAACGACGCTCACATTTCCGATCGCATCGCTCGACGAGTATgaaacatacataccacggctggagaattgatgcacgtcgcatatatcAGTGCTAGCTACGCTCGTAGGCTGCTTTATCGCCGCTGCTGGACGACACTGCTAGGTCTGAGCTGGTGGTGGGAGGCGCACGACTCGTGGAACTGTAAATGGGGGGCCCTACATGgaagaggggctccacccacaataaccacaaacaaccaaaATTCCAATTAATGCATGTTTATTTTTTCCGGGCTTGAGCACTATCAAAAATTAACAAAaacgaatgaaaacaaaacaaaaaataaacgcaCACAGCAGGTTGATCAATCTGCATTTGTCGCACTATCGTCTTCAAAGGGGATACCGGCGTGCGATGGCCTCGATGAGCCGAAGGAACTTGTCCTTCACGTTGGGACGTGCGTTCACGGACTTCCATCACAGCCAGGCGAGGTAAGAACGCATCAGAGCGGGAGTCGTTTTGTTGCAGTTGCGAACGAGTCGTCTTTTTGCTTTCTGCCACTCGCTTtcgatgcgttgcgtgttggcgcCTGTTGCAGGGTCGATGAAGTTGACGCTGTGGTTCACGGTGTGCCAGTCGAGGTTTAGCGGCGTCCCATTGGCATTCACGAGGCCGGGTATGCTCCGGTATGCGGCCCACTCCTCACTGAACACCGTCGTGCCGGGAAGAACGTTCTTTGCGATCAGAGGACCAAGGGTGGCCGCGTCTCTTTTGTCGACCTCGAACAGCCTTAGCTCCTTCGTGGACACGCACAGCATGCCGAAAATCCACGGGCCCTTGTCTGACACACCACCGTAGTTGTTGCGGCGCCTGGGGGGAACATTGTCGCCAGTCAGAAGGCGGCCTCGGTTCGCCTtggtcgacacggcacgcacagctacggagcTAATCTGTACTTTggggacacgagtccgatgtattgcaacacggcgcacacgcgtgtccgGGCTTCTGCGATTAATTCAGTTTCCCTTACGCGTACGTGGACTCAACGAGTAGTTGCGCTTGGATTCCCTACTTCGAgtcagatatcttaattgtacggcgcacgcagcgaaaaaacgcgtcccgacttctgcaacacgcggggtccgttcgtacaggcactttcgaaatgcaccgcggatgacacagaagccttacgggaaagctgaaaccgcaggggcaaatttatccgccaaatctggcggcagtctggcaacattgacccccgagtctggcaacagacttctgcgacaccaaatagaaccctgccCCGCACGGCAGGCGAGAAAGCGCGAACGTTTGGCGCGCGCGCAAGTTCACCGTCCGTTTTACGTGGCTACGGCTACGGTAGCGTACTACAGTGGCTAAACATATGGCCATAATCCGGCTAGCACACTTGGATTGGCTCAGATTGGCCGTCAACAACACGTACTTCTATATTGATCTACCAGATGGCGCAACACGCTTCACGTTCGTTACGTACGCGGGTACTACGGCGTACTAAAAGCCCATTCGTGGCAAACGACGCCACGTAACGCAAGGCGCTTGCGTGATGCGTACGTAGCACCATTCcgcagtactaaaactctctattagcgttgccacgtgcgcgcgcgcgcgcgcgcgcgtttgtgtgtgtgtgtgtgtgtgtgtgtgtgtgtgtgtgtgtgtgtgtgtgtgtgtgtgtgtgtgtgtgtgtgtgtgtgtgtgtgtgtgtgtgtgtgtgtgtgtgtgtgtgtgtgtgtgtgttacgctCGCATTGTGGGAACCTTGGTGATCTGTTGTGCTATGAGCCATGCTGTGCGCCTCTATGAGTGACGTATGCGCGGACAAAGCGTGAGAGAAAGGAAGCGGCCAACTTAACCCGTTAAAGCAACacattgcgaaagtaaacaaacaagGGGTGGAGAATATGCAGTTGTGTGTGCATTAGAAggagataattgtggtcatctggtgcgtgtgtgattatgtgacgtgccTATTGGcacagttgcgtcgtcttaacggaattcagttacaccagcccagaatgatgtgctaggttgaggTGCACGTCGCGTAAGTCTCATGCttgatgcacgaacgccttgcatgaAAAACGCCGTGCGGGGCAATCGTTGTCTACAAGCAGCGAAATGATGCGCGCTACATAATATCGCTGTGACACTCTATACATAATATTGAAAGATATGTACTTaaagtggcctttagagcacgcgatgaaccttccgcgggcgtacactgtggaaatgacgagtcagttgaaacagtaacgacacataccggtgcgtcttcggtaatgctggcaacagtagtcccctctggcagcagtagggcttctggcgtcgtgttgtaggcggtgatgcttgcataaccacgtgtgaaccgcactagaACATCGCTGTGACACAGTAActgtcgattgcatggatcgttatcgtaactgaagtgacgccgctagaactgttattgagtgaaaaaaaaagctttcgttcTTAATGGcattgcatcatacttcacgatgtCATGTTTGGAATTCTTGAATTTGTCTAACGTGCGCTTTTTGCTTTTCGCGTGCATTGCGTGCATGTATTATGCAGCGATAacttgtttatattaaactacaGTTGACTCGTGTGCAGCTTATAGTCCGTAGAAACTTATTTAAACGCTtatatcccttcttgtgaagcctcactccctcactatgcttcacgaacaaatgaggaggggggatccggagaggtggggcttgacagtGTACGAAAGGATTGTACTTACTGGCTGTTTCACCAGGGTTATCTTATATACATTTATTTGTGTTCCTTTTTTCCTCGAGGACGCACGTGTTTTTTGTATGCCCGGGTGTATACGTGTGATCTTTTGGCTACTCGTCATtacgttatttttatttttattttgtttggcTTTTGCTCTCTCTTCCTGCTCAAAGGACGATGCTGTAAAAAGAGCATCGAAGCCGCGTAAATTTTGCCTCCATAGAGAGCGGTCTCCGATCGacacgttgacaaataaactgtgtttttcgaagctgatatcctTTTCCAATCGGCCtcacggcaaccgaagacagcgtCTTCCCGatctacgtgtatatatatatatatatatatatatatatatatatatatatatatatatatatatatatatatatatatatatatgggggctATCTGTGGGGGTAgccggtcgccgcttgcgcccggctACCCCCACAGATACGCAGCCATCGGACCTAACTGCTAGCCCTAACGCAACCACACCGATGCCACCGGCTGCCCCCCCATCATCCACTTTCACAAGCCCTCAACGCGAACCACCCGTGCTCGCGGGTCTTTGTGGTGACGACGTCGATGACTGGCTCGACATCTACAACCGCGTCAGCTCAGTCAATCGGTGGACTGAAGCCGAGAAATTGACTTATGTCCCCTTCTATCTCACCGGTGTTGCGAAAACGTGCTACTTCAATCACGAaactgacttcgtcgattggtccacTTTTGCCAACAAACTGCGACAAATTTCACCATCATCATCGGGCCGTTCCGAAAtcgcgaaacagaagctcgctgcACGTCTTCAACTCGCACACGAGCCATACATTTCatacatcgaggatgtcttggcccTCTGTCGTCGCGCGAACAGcgaaatgacggaagccgagcgcgttcgccacATTCTCAAAGGAATGGGCACGATTGCATTCAACGCTTTGGCTGTTCACAATCCTACTACCGTTGAAGACATTACTTCGACATGCCAGCGCCTGGACGAGCTGCAGTCCCTTCGTCTTCAAcaagacagcgatcctcgccTCACGTCTTACTCTGATTTACGAGCCCTCATCCGCAGCGTCatccgcgaagaacttcaagaGCAGGAACAGAGACGATCGACTGCTGCCTCCACTCCATGCCCACCTTTCGACCTACGCAACCTTGTGAAGCAGGCGTTAGCAGCCATGTCGTCGCCGACAGCACCTGTCGCTCTACCAGAACGCCCGATACCCACATACGCTGCTATGGCAGCCATGACGACACCGGCACCATCGATTGCTCAAACAGCGCGTATGATGCCCACATACGCCGACATTGCTGCAATGCCGCCTGCTGCCGTCACATCTGGACCTACTGACCTTGCTTGTAGCCAGTTGGCTTCTGTGGGCGGCCGAGCACCTGCTGCACCTTCGTACCCCGAATGGCGTTCATCCCGACCCgtctgtttttactgcggtatacgtGGCCATATATATCgctactgccgtcgccgccagcaggatgaacgcCGTGGCTATGCTGAGTTCGAGCGAGACCGAATCCGAAGACCTGATCCTTATAACCCAGACTTCTACCCTTTCATGCTgcaccggtctccgtctcctccagcgaCCCCGCGTCAACGTCACGACTCCTAGACGACGCTCTCCTTCGCCCTACCGCCGCTCTGCCGCGCCGCTTTGCCCTATCTCCGGCCTTGTTGACCATAATTCGAaaaactaaggattgcagtttttggagggaaaactgcgtccTGTCGATGATCTCAAATACCTCCTGTTCGTCCGGCCAATATGTTGTCCGTGACTCTTTAAGGTGTGCCTGTGCAAGctcttgtcgataccggtgcCGCCACTTCTGTTTTGCGTAGTGAattgtgctcgcggctccgtaaagtcagaacaTCTTATGTAGGCCCTGTGTTGCGCGGTGCAAATAACGTAGTGAGTCAACCCGACGCACAGTGTACGGCTCGTGTTTTCATCGATGGCATACATTACCACATCGAAATGATTGTGTTACCCACGTGCGTCCATGAACTTATcctcggttgggacttcctacattctgcctccgctGTTATATCATGTAAAGAGaacgtcgttcacatcacggatacatcggatgcatctaTTTCGGCCCCGTCACCCTCGATCTTCAACTTGGCTGCCGCTGAAGACTGCGTCCAGCGCCCTGGTCACGAACACGTGGTAGCTGTCACATCTAGCCAAATCGCCGACGGTGACGCACTAGTTGCCCCTTCTTCTCGCTGCACGTCGCGTGGGATTCTCGTCGCCTCT
Above is a window of Rhipicephalus sanguineus isolate Rsan-2018 chromosome 3, BIME_Rsan_1.4, whole genome shotgun sequence DNA encoding:
- the LOC119385358 gene encoding scaffold attachment factor B1 — translated: MNFALGKVFSARALRERLDLLLAQFIANDRASLRKSGTEEEYEEKERLLQEICSLAKDFGCKVKSRKAQSSAGQRVSAAVTRDTAAATLVPASQVAFEPLSADASCDDASQSAADLLERIVQGTDIAATPGPSDETTTTANNPRQEASTNADDRPDTEGAAQVVPRRRRAQAATASADYEFIEKRWRHERALKEKEHALEMERLAVEKLRIERKQQRSEKRHELKRERTERELQLREREMEIRQRQLQAQLDEASQREQLSRFHKGTQDAILKIVETICEKLAK
- the LOC119385359 gene encoding uncharacterized protein LOC119385359, coding for MCPNGLICQLDGPYPGRRHDAGILRDSQLYEKLEALALDKDFVIYGDPAYPLRPLLMKPYGGAALTATQQEFNSSMSAVRQAVEWGFGKIISEFAFLDFKKNQKILLQAVPRMYRVAVILTNCHACMYGNQVSTYF